One Pseudodesulfovibrio cashew DNA window includes the following coding sequences:
- a CDS encoding ATP-binding protein, with protein MRLFSRLKFRTKLNLGISAILIIMAILLLPLVGNMTSNTLVEESKKRGSALAESMASQAVEPLLAKDFLRLKNMVDEKIAVGDVVYVFVQDNNGHVLAHTFHGGFPTDLIRANSVGNGLKVHIQLLADGIGRIYDFASPVAVDNNRIGTVRIGLSKTRIDATVNRQLTTMAMLVAGVLFLATLLGTLFARQVANRLAVLREHAEAMLMGNLDAHSGPTSGTHCWERQQCGLTVCPAYGETKRRCWYIAGTMCPDCKGKEVPKSGMSSCQNCRVYRESAGDELQDLAETFDVMALSLKTHIEELRDAEANLRDQQRLTRTILDVTPDRVSLVDTTMRYQGANKSFAEHVGMSLEKIVGKTDFDFFEEKVAEERHLAGRDILQSGERLDTQQMVMDGDKERWFHVVCIPVHGEDGRITGLLRNERDITDIKGYEKQLIQAQKMESLGLLAGGVAHEINTPLGIILGYSQLLQEDVEDGSQIQQDLGIIEKQTQVCKKIVADLLGFSRQSHSAKREMCFNNSVMEAVSLVRHTFELDKVVIVTELDDRYPIIYGDPEKLKQVWINLLNNSRDAIGKNGVILIRTKLDTPNGVVSLWLADSGMGIDKEDLKNIFDPFYSTKPVGVGTGLGLSVSFGIIEDHGGHISASSPVPEEINFPENEGCEYGPGTVFEVVLPLDHSDGTPTRSVGDNEIKPNGDDIP; from the coding sequence ATGCGTCTGTTTTCACGCCTGAAGTTCCGCACCAAGCTCAACCTGGGCATCTCCGCCATCCTGATCATCATGGCGATTCTGCTCTTGCCGCTGGTGGGCAACATGACCTCCAACACGTTGGTGGAGGAGTCCAAGAAGCGCGGCTCGGCCCTGGCCGAATCCATGGCTTCCCAGGCGGTTGAGCCGCTTCTGGCCAAGGATTTCCTGCGGCTCAAGAACATGGTCGACGAGAAGATCGCCGTGGGCGATGTGGTCTACGTCTTTGTCCAGGACAACAACGGGCACGTGCTCGCGCATACTTTTCACGGGGGATTTCCCACCGACCTGATCCGGGCCAACTCCGTGGGCAACGGGCTCAAGGTGCACATCCAGCTTCTGGCCGACGGCATCGGCCGCATCTATGACTTCGCCTCGCCGGTGGCCGTGGACAACAACCGCATCGGCACCGTTCGAATCGGCCTCTCCAAGACGCGCATCGACGCCACGGTCAACCGGCAGTTGACCACCATGGCCATGCTGGTGGCCGGGGTGCTTTTCCTGGCCACCCTTCTGGGTACGCTTTTCGCTCGCCAGGTGGCCAACCGGTTGGCCGTACTGCGCGAGCACGCCGAGGCCATGCTCATGGGCAACCTGGACGCCCACTCCGGCCCGACCAGCGGTACCCACTGCTGGGAGAGGCAGCAGTGCGGATTGACCGTATGCCCGGCCTACGGCGAGACCAAGCGACGCTGCTGGTATATCGCCGGGACCATGTGCCCGGACTGCAAGGGCAAGGAGGTCCCCAAGAGCGGGATGTCCTCCTGCCAGAACTGCCGCGTCTATCGTGAGAGTGCCGGCGACGAGCTGCAGGACCTTGCCGAGACCTTCGACGTCATGGCCCTTTCCCTCAAGACGCACATCGAGGAGCTGCGCGACGCCGAGGCCAACCTTCGCGACCAGCAGCGCCTCACGCGCACCATTCTGGACGTGACCCCGGATCGCGTCTCCCTGGTGGATACCACCATGCGCTACCAGGGCGCGAACAAGAGCTTCGCCGAGCATGTGGGCATGAGCCTGGAAAAGATCGTTGGCAAGACCGACTTCGATTTCTTCGAGGAAAAGGTGGCCGAGGAGCGCCACCTGGCCGGACGCGACATCCTCCAGTCCGGGGAGCGGTTGGACACCCAGCAGATGGTCATGGACGGAGACAAGGAACGCTGGTTCCACGTGGTCTGCATCCCGGTCCATGGCGAGGACGGGCGGATCACCGGCCTGCTCCGCAACGAGCGCGACATAACGGACATCAAGGGATACGAGAAACAGCTCATCCAGGCCCAGAAGATGGAGTCGCTGGGTCTGTTGGCAGGTGGCGTGGCCCACGAGATCAATACGCCGCTGGGCATTATCCTCGGCTATTCCCAGCTCCTTCAGGAAGACGTGGAGGACGGCTCCCAGATCCAGCAGGACCTCGGAATCATCGAGAAGCAGACCCAGGTGTGCAAGAAGATCGTGGCGGACCTGCTCGGGTTCTCGCGCCAGTCCCATTCCGCCAAGCGGGAAATGTGCTTCAACAACTCGGTCATGGAGGCCGTCTCCCTGGTCCGGCATACCTTCGAGCTGGACAAGGTGGTGATCGTCACCGAGCTCGACGACCGGTATCCCATCATCTACGGCGACCCGGAGAAGCTCAAGCAGGTCTGGATCAATCTGCTCAACAACAGCCGCGACGCCATCGGCAAGAACGGCGTCATCCTTATCCGCACCAAACTGGATACCCCCAACGGCGTGGTCTCCCTCTGGCTGGCGGACAGCGGCATGGGCATAGACAAGGAAGACCTGAAGAACATTTTCGACCCGTTCTACTCCACCAAGCCGGTGGGCGTGGGAACGGGGCTCGGCCTGTCCGTATCCTTCGGCATCATAGAGGATCACGGCGGGCATATCTCTGCATCCAGCCCGGTTCCGGAGGAGATCAACTTTCCTGAGAACGAAGGATGCGAGTACGGCCCCGGCACCGTTTTCGAGGTGGTGCTGCCGTTGGATCACAGCGACGGCACCCCGACCAGATCCGTCGGGGATAATGAAATCAAGCCCAACGGGGACGATATCCCCTAA
- a CDS encoding PEP/pyruvate-binding domain-containing protein: MQLTQLFKHWSYQVFAPGTLLRRKYEAFKSLLKHDAIALELIADLEEMFYGETLADRQRANHLAARLSEAVGTMAGQLVEMNPTGYMDLPEYFRKIDFYVRMALELDMPEVGPPYILSLEDAGSFPKLAGGKASNLGRAANVEGIPVPKGFVITANAYNYFIDYNGLNEDIEACLRQMVVGDRDLLARLTLEVQELIMSGEVPEEIARGIRFAVSEIIEGEDLIAVRSSALAEDGEISFAGQYASELNVEPNDVLEAYKRVMAGKYCPRAVSYRIANGLTDSETAMAVLVLPMVDADNAGVVYSMDPDCWGGNSIGIYGVRGLGEGLVDGSISPAKATLTRGDTPVLDTDCTPDAGGLPSEETLLQLARHAMTLEEAFGCPQDIEWAEDVTGKLYILQTRPLQRERKGAEVHQDPVGVKPWAEGLERASAGVGCGEVYYAPTGEKIARIPEGAVVITPTLKPSLLTFINKMSAVISSTGSRASHFASVAREMGVPVLVGKLDEELEPGEVVTVDGASGIIYMGCVESLLTRARGGKIAPRRVVEQYEKVVPITVRLNLTNPEAENFTPEGCRSMHDVVRFCHEKSVGEMFSIVDKRGRGMYAAKRLKTNLPLVMYLLDLGDGLFSGKEKEKLVTPQDIKSRPMWALWYGLSDERVQWPNKLTHMDWEEFDKVAGGIFSFDSKLLASYGLISDDYLHLMIRFGYHFSVVDSICGPDTGANYINFRFKGGGAGFDQRLLRLEFIRRVLERYGFETSTRGDMIDARCARLGENDTRRLLARLGYLMAMTRLMDMRLDDEEQVEAEVERFIADAENRDVRKESM, translated from the coding sequence ATGCAGCTTACCCAGCTTTTCAAACACTGGTCCTATCAGGTCTTCGCCCCCGGCACGCTGCTGCGGCGCAAGTACGAGGCGTTCAAGTCCCTCCTCAAGCACGACGCCATCGCCCTGGAGCTCATCGCCGACCTGGAGGAGATGTTCTACGGCGAAACCCTGGCCGATCGGCAGCGGGCAAACCACCTGGCTGCCAGGCTCTCCGAGGCAGTAGGGACCATGGCAGGGCAGTTGGTGGAGATGAACCCTACCGGCTACATGGATCTGCCGGAGTATTTCCGCAAGATCGACTTCTACGTGCGCATGGCCCTGGAGCTGGACATGCCCGAGGTGGGGCCGCCGTATATCCTCTCTTTGGAGGACGCGGGGTCCTTCCCCAAGCTGGCCGGGGGCAAGGCGTCCAACCTGGGCCGCGCCGCCAACGTTGAAGGCATCCCGGTGCCCAAGGGGTTCGTGATTACCGCCAACGCCTACAACTATTTCATCGATTACAACGGGCTGAACGAGGACATCGAGGCGTGTCTGCGCCAGATGGTGGTAGGCGACCGGGACCTGCTGGCCCGGCTGACCCTGGAGGTGCAGGAGCTGATCATGTCGGGCGAGGTTCCCGAGGAGATCGCCCGGGGCATCCGCTTCGCGGTGTCCGAGATCATCGAGGGCGAAGACCTTATCGCCGTGCGCTCCAGCGCCCTTGCCGAGGACGGCGAAATTTCCTTTGCCGGTCAGTACGCCAGCGAGCTCAACGTGGAGCCCAACGACGTGCTGGAGGCGTACAAGCGGGTCATGGCGGGCAAGTACTGCCCTCGCGCCGTGTCCTACCGTATCGCCAACGGGCTGACCGACTCGGAGACGGCCATGGCCGTGCTGGTCCTGCCCATGGTGGACGCGGACAACGCGGGCGTGGTCTATTCCATGGACCCGGACTGCTGGGGCGGCAACTCCATCGGCATCTATGGTGTGCGCGGTCTTGGAGAGGGCTTGGTGGACGGCTCCATTTCACCGGCCAAGGCGACCCTGACACGGGGAGACACGCCCGTGCTCGACACGGATTGCACCCCGGATGCAGGCGGCCTGCCGAGCGAGGAGACGTTGTTGCAATTGGCCCGACACGCCATGACCCTGGAGGAGGCCTTTGGTTGTCCTCAGGACATCGAGTGGGCCGAGGACGTCACCGGCAAGCTCTATATTTTGCAGACCAGGCCGTTGCAACGGGAGCGCAAGGGTGCCGAGGTCCATCAGGACCCGGTGGGCGTGAAGCCATGGGCCGAAGGCCTGGAGCGGGCGTCTGCCGGGGTGGGCTGCGGCGAGGTCTACTACGCCCCCACGGGCGAGAAGATCGCCCGCATCCCCGAGGGCGCGGTGGTCATCACCCCGACCCTCAAGCCGTCCCTGCTCACCTTCATCAACAAGATGAGCGCGGTCATTTCCTCAACCGGCAGCCGGGCCAGCCACTTCGCGTCCGTGGCGCGGGAGATGGGCGTCCCGGTGCTGGTGGGTAAGCTAGACGAGGAGCTCGAACCGGGCGAGGTCGTCACCGTGGATGGCGCTTCTGGCATCATCTACATGGGGTGCGTCGAGTCCCTGCTGACCCGCGCCCGGGGCGGCAAGATCGCGCCCAGGCGCGTCGTCGAACAGTACGAAAAGGTTGTGCCGATCACGGTCCGCCTCAACCTGACCAACCCGGAGGCGGAAAACTTCACGCCCGAAGGGTGCAGGTCCATGCATGACGTGGTCCGCTTCTGCCACGAGAAGTCCGTGGGCGAGATGTTTTCCATCGTGGACAAGCGGGGGCGGGGCATGTACGCGGCCAAGCGGCTGAAGACCAACCTCCCCCTGGTCATGTATCTTCTCGACCTGGGAGACGGTCTCTTTTCCGGGAAGGAGAAGGAGAAGCTGGTCACCCCCCAGGACATCAAGAGCCGCCCCATGTGGGCGCTCTGGTACGGGCTCTCTGACGAGCGCGTGCAGTGGCCGAACAAACTGACGCACATGGACTGGGAGGAGTTCGACAAGGTGGCCGGAGGCATCTTCAGCTTCGACTCCAAGCTCCTGGCCAGCTACGGCCTCATCTCCGATGACTATCTCCACCTGATGATCCGCTTCGGCTACCACTTCTCGGTGGTGGACTCCATTTGCGGGCCGGATACAGGGGCCAACTACATCAATTTCCGTTTCAAGGGCGGCGGGGCCGGATTCGACCAACGCCTCCTGCGCCTGGAGTTCATTCGGCGCGTGCTGGAGCGCTACGGTTTCGAAACTTCGACCCGCGGGGACATGATCGACGCCAGATGCGCCCGCCTCGGGGAGAACGATACGCGTCGCCTCCTGGCCCGGCTTGGCTATCTCATGGCCATGACCCGGCTCATGGACATGCGCCTGGATGACGAGGAACAGGTGGAAGCGGAAGTGGAACGGTTCATTGCAGACGCGGAGAATCGGGATGTTCGGAAAGAAAGCATGTAA
- a CDS encoding glycerate kinase type-2 family protein, whose product MTTYLEKKTQLMRIVDRTIEAVAPDPAIRAAVSRKGDILTVDGCDYDLKQYERIFLLGAGKASAAMAETMEDLLGDDLHGGIVATKYGHDLPLTRTRVLESGHPVPDLAGERAARELLSLAKGATERDLVFCLLSGGASALVPAPCPPVTLRIKQDVTRRLLECGADIGEINAIRKHLSLFKGGRLAKALEPATVCSLIISDVVGDALDVIGSGPTAPDASTFLDCQATLDKYALCSKAPDEVTKVIAGGCSGDIPETLKADDPCFQKVRNVIVAGNGMAVAGAAEAAREMGYTPIVVDGAMQGEAREVAADLIRLAGEYCEGKHGIQPPVCLLAGGETTVTIKGKGLGGRNQELALAAVVELSGMQHCRERVAVMSLGTDGTDGPTDAAGALVLPDTVARSDEQSLAAREYLNDNNAYAFFDNAGTLLRTGPTRTNVMDVVAILVDPA is encoded by the coding sequence ATGACAACCTACCTGGAAAAAAAGACGCAGCTCATGCGCATCGTGGACAGGACCATAGAGGCCGTGGCACCGGACCCGGCCATCCGCGCGGCCGTCTCCCGCAAGGGAGACATCCTCACCGTGGACGGCTGCGATTACGACCTCAAGCAATACGAACGCATCTTTCTCCTGGGCGCGGGCAAGGCCTCGGCGGCCATGGCCGAAACCATGGAGGACCTCCTCGGCGACGATCTGCACGGCGGCATTGTCGCCACCAAGTACGGCCACGACCTGCCCCTCACCAGAACGCGCGTGCTCGAATCCGGCCATCCGGTCCCGGACCTGGCCGGGGAACGCGCGGCGCGAGAGCTCCTCTCCCTGGCCAAGGGCGCCACGGAGCGCGACCTGGTCTTCTGCCTGCTCTCGGGAGGGGCGAGCGCCCTGGTCCCGGCCCCCTGCCCGCCGGTCACCCTGCGCATCAAGCAGGACGTCACCCGCCGCCTGCTGGAGTGCGGGGCGGACATCGGCGAGATCAACGCCATCCGCAAGCACCTCTCCCTGTTCAAGGGCGGTCGGCTGGCCAAGGCGCTGGAACCGGCCACGGTCTGCTCGCTGATCATCTCGGACGTGGTGGGTGACGCCCTGGACGTCATCGGCTCCGGCCCCACCGCGCCGGACGCGTCCACCTTCCTTGACTGCCAGGCCACCCTGGACAAATACGCCCTGTGCAGCAAGGCCCCGGATGAGGTGACCAAGGTCATTGCCGGAGGCTGCTCGGGCGACATCCCGGAGACCCTCAAGGCGGACGATCCGTGTTTCCAAAAGGTGCGCAACGTCATCGTCGCGGGCAACGGCATGGCCGTGGCCGGAGCGGCCGAAGCGGCGCGGGAGATGGGCTACACGCCGATCGTGGTTGATGGAGCCATGCAGGGCGAGGCCAGGGAAGTGGCCGCAGACCTCATTCGCCTGGCCGGTGAATACTGCGAAGGGAAACACGGCATACAGCCGCCAGTCTGCCTGCTGGCCGGAGGCGAGACAACGGTAACGATCAAGGGCAAGGGACTGGGCGGACGCAACCAGGAACTGGCCCTGGCCGCAGTGGTGGAGCTCTCGGGCATGCAGCACTGCCGCGAGCGCGTGGCCGTCATGAGCCTCGGCACCGACGGCACGGACGGCCCCACGGACGCGGCCGGCGCGCTGGTCCTGCCGGACACCGTGGCCCGCTCTGACGAGCAGTCCCTGGCCGCACGCGAATACCTGAATGACAACAACGCCTACGCGTTCTTCGACAATGCGGGGACCCTGCTCAGAACCGGGCCGACCCGGACCAACGTCATGGACGTGGTCGCCATCCTGGTGGACCCGGCATAG
- a CDS encoding 2-hydroxyacid dehydrogenase — protein sequence MKPHSVYVTRRIPQAGLDLLAEVAEVDINPEDAPLTRAELLEKAAAYDGVIGMLSDRIDGEFFDAAARLKGYANYAVGFDNIDVAEATRRGIPVSNTPGVLTDATAELAWALLFGVARRIVETDKVMRSGAWTGWGPLQFIGGDVKGKTLGIVGAGRIGTAMALMSRGFNMKVLYTSSSGRHNAVLEDELNAELVTFDRLLEESDFISLHCPLTDGTRHLFDASAFARMKETAYIVNTARGPVIKEADLAAALKSGQIAGAGLDVYENEPAMDPGLAELDNVIVLPHVGSATISSRTDMATLAARNLTAMLRGKQPETCLNPELFKG from the coding sequence ATGAAACCCCATTCGGTATACGTGACCCGGCGGATTCCCCAGGCCGGACTCGACCTGCTGGCGGAAGTGGCCGAAGTGGACATCAACCCGGAAGACGCTCCCCTCACCCGCGCCGAGCTGCTCGAAAAAGCCGCCGCCTACGATGGCGTCATCGGCATGCTCTCCGACAGGATCGACGGGGAATTCTTCGACGCGGCCGCCCGCCTGAAGGGGTACGCCAACTACGCGGTGGGCTTCGACAACATCGACGTGGCCGAAGCCACACGGCGCGGAATCCCTGTCTCCAACACCCCGGGCGTGCTCACCGACGCCACGGCGGAGCTTGCCTGGGCGCTGCTCTTCGGGGTGGCCCGGCGCATAGTGGAGACGGACAAGGTCATGCGCTCGGGCGCGTGGACCGGCTGGGGTCCGCTTCAGTTCATCGGCGGCGACGTCAAGGGCAAGACCCTGGGCATCGTGGGCGCGGGGCGCATCGGTACGGCCATGGCCCTGATGTCCCGCGGGTTCAACATGAAAGTCCTCTATACCAGTTCCTCGGGCCGCCACAACGCGGTGCTCGAAGACGAACTGAACGCCGAGCTGGTCACCTTCGACCGTCTGCTGGAGGAATCCGATTTCATATCCCTGCACTGTCCGCTGACGGACGGCACCAGGCACCTCTTCGACGCCTCGGCCTTTGCGCGCATGAAGGAGACCGCCTACATAGTGAACACCGCGCGCGGGCCGGTGATCAAGGAGGCAGACCTGGCCGCCGCCCTGAAGAGCGGTCAGATCGCAGGAGCCGGGCTGGACGTCTACGAAAACGAACCCGCCATGGATCCGGGCCTGGCAGAGCTGGACAACGTCATCGTGTTGCCGCACGTGGGCTCGGCCACCATCTCTTCGCGCACGGACATGGCCACTCTCGCCGCACGCAACCTGACCGCTATGCTCAGGGGTAAACAACCCGAGACCTGCCTCAACCCGGAGCTCTTCAAGGGCTGA
- a CDS encoding phosphate/phosphite/phosphonate ABC transporter substrate-binding protein produces the protein MHEHVIAFAGRLRGLAAGFCCLLLLVSLAACGDSEPVVRVDLSKREKITAPQRKEAITYAYLPQYSHTISFQRHRALLQYLRETTGLPLRQIFPDTFDEHIAMVQRGEIDISFSNPFVYVKLARFGATAFARTVEPSGQPYFQGQVICRTDNPTIRTIEDCRGKRWIAVDPRSAGGYLFPLGLFYDHGIRLGDFAEVDFAPGPGGKQEKVVLAVHAGAYDIGTIRRGALDVVAGKIDLTNIRILAETRPFPGWVYAARKGLDPDIVSRIASAMFELDKPGGGHEGILEAAGMRGILPAKDADYDSVRDLADKLGFK, from the coding sequence ATGCATGAACATGTGATCGCTTTCGCAGGGAGGCTGCGCGGTTTGGCGGCAGGATTCTGCTGCCTGCTACTGCTCGTCTCGCTGGCGGCCTGCGGGGACAGCGAGCCCGTAGTCAGGGTCGATCTCTCCAAGCGGGAGAAGATCACGGCTCCCCAACGCAAGGAGGCCATCACCTACGCCTACCTGCCCCAGTATTCGCACACCATCTCCTTCCAGCGGCACCGCGCGTTGCTGCAATACCTGCGGGAGACCACCGGCCTGCCCCTGCGACAGATCTTTCCCGACACCTTCGACGAGCACATCGCCATGGTCCAGCGCGGCGAGATAGACATCTCCTTTTCCAACCCGTTCGTTTACGTAAAGCTGGCCCGGTTCGGGGCCACGGCCTTTGCGCGTACGGTGGAGCCCTCCGGCCAACCCTATTTTCAGGGCCAGGTCATCTGCCGCACGGACAACCCGACCATCAGAACCATCGAGGACTGCCGCGGCAAGCGGTGGATCGCGGTGGACCCGCGTTCGGCAGGCGGCTATCTCTTTCCCCTCGGGCTTTTCTATGACCACGGGATCAGGCTGGGCGATTTCGCCGAGGTGGATTTCGCGCCCGGACCGGGCGGAAAGCAGGAGAAGGTGGTCCTGGCGGTCCATGCCGGGGCCTACGACATAGGCACCATTCGACGGGGCGCGCTCGACGTGGTGGCCGGAAAGATCGATCTCACCAACATCCGCATCCTGGCCGAAACCAGGCCTTTCCCCGGCTGGGTTTATGCCGCGCGAAAGGGGCTCGATCCAGACATAGTCTCCCGAATCGCCTCGGCCATGTTCGAACTGGACAAGCCGGGCGGCGGACATGAGGGCATCCTCGAAGCGGCGGGCATGCGCGGCATCCTGCCCGCCAAGGACGCCGACTACGACTCGGTCCGTGATCTGGCCGACAAACTGGGCTTCAAGTAG
- a CDS encoding response regulator, translated as MANIIVVDDISDAGLLVKRILERKGHTVNAFTEEEDALKFAGGNPVDLAILDIKLKKMTGVEVLEELKKVSPDIKAIMLTGYPTLETARESLRLGAQEYCVKPINKDELETKVAEVIGA; from the coding sequence ATGGCCAATATTATCGTTGTGGACGACATCTCGGACGCGGGCCTGCTGGTCAAACGCATTCTGGAAAGGAAGGGACACACGGTCAATGCCTTCACCGAGGAGGAGGATGCCCTGAAGTTTGCGGGAGGCAACCCCGTGGACCTCGCCATCCTGGACATCAAGCTGAAGAAGATGACCGGGGTGGAGGTGCTGGAGGAGCTCAAGAAGGTCAGCCCGGACATCAAGGCGATCATGCTCACCGGCTATCCCACCCTGGAGACCGCTCGGGAGTCGTTGCGACTGGGCGCTCAGGAGTATTGCGTCAAGCCCATCAACAAGGACGAACTGGAAACCAAGGTGGCGGAAGTCATCGGCGCCTAG
- a CDS encoding MGMT family protein: protein MTLPFTRRVIERIHAIPRGKVTTYGAVAAMAGSPRAARQVVRILHSSSRKEGLPWHRVIRKDGSIGLPAQRGGDLQRELLEAEGVTFDQRDRVELKRWLWRPQADAAPCNNDQPQG, encoded by the coding sequence ATGACTCTCCCGTTCACCCGGCGCGTCATCGAACGCATCCACGCCATCCCCCGGGGCAAGGTAACCACCTACGGTGCGGTGGCGGCCATGGCCGGATCTCCCAGAGCAGCCCGGCAGGTCGTCCGCATCCTCCATTCGTCCTCGCGCAAGGAGGGCCTTCCCTGGCACCGGGTCATCCGCAAGGACGGCAGCATCGGCCTCCCCGCCCAACGCGGCGGCGACCTCCAGCGGGAGCTGCTGGAGGCCGAGGGCGTGACCTTCGACCAACGGGACCGCGTGGAACTGAAGCGCTGGCTGTGGCGGCCGCAAGCGGACGCCGCCCCCTGCAACAACGACCAACCACAAGGATAA
- a CDS encoding protein-tyrosine phosphatase family protein translates to MFGKKACKGPVYQVTWVTDQLGVGQAPMSHPQLDAIRAQGIDAILNLCGEFCDLHDIEADAGFEVHYLPLEDEEAPGLIELEKALEWLDEAIYLGKKVLIHCRHGIGRTGTVLNSYLLRRGLGHKLAGKALKKLRSKPANFVQWRTVRKYGKKSGQLTVREPSLEFKRLVDLSPFFNDYNEVVERVEEFVGEQGAGHACGLDHDQCCHTPVRLSLAEAVHISHRINIELTNEKRIEVIERAVETAQAERKTASAIGTEGESSEYCLSEAGAVCPLLEEGVCMLFSHRPIQCRVFGHDQSMDGELWSSLLTPALEKISSEIWFAYTGSLASCLPLFSLPDVVSGKFMETIFKLMMEQGLDS, encoded by the coding sequence ATGTTCGGAAAGAAAGCATGTAAGGGACCGGTCTACCAGGTGACCTGGGTCACGGATCAGCTCGGCGTGGGGCAGGCTCCCATGAGCCACCCGCAGCTCGACGCCATCCGGGCTCAGGGTATCGACGCGATCCTCAACCTCTGCGGAGAATTCTGCGATCTGCATGACATCGAGGCGGATGCGGGTTTCGAGGTACATTACCTGCCCCTGGAAGACGAGGAGGCCCCCGGTCTCATCGAGCTGGAAAAGGCTCTGGAGTGGCTGGACGAGGCCATCTATCTGGGCAAGAAGGTGCTCATTCACTGTCGCCACGGCATCGGACGCACCGGCACCGTGCTCAATTCCTACCTGTTGCGGCGGGGCCTGGGCCACAAGCTGGCAGGCAAGGCCCTCAAGAAGCTGCGGAGCAAGCCCGCCAATTTCGTACAGTGGCGCACCGTGCGCAAGTACGGCAAGAAGTCGGGTCAGCTCACCGTGCGAGAGCCGAGCCTCGAGTTCAAGCGACTGGTGGACCTTTCGCCGTTCTTCAACGACTACAACGAGGTCGTGGAGCGGGTGGAGGAGTTCGTGGGCGAGCAGGGCGCGGGACACGCCTGCGGCCTGGACCACGACCAGTGCTGTCACACCCCGGTCCGCCTCTCGCTGGCCGAGGCGGTGCACATCAGCCACCGGATCAACATCGAGCTGACCAACGAAAAACGGATCGAGGTCATCGAGCGGGCCGTGGAGACGGCCCAGGCCGAACGAAAGACCGCATCGGCCATCGGCACCGAGGGAGAGAGCAGCGAATACTGCCTGTCCGAGGCGGGCGCGGTCTGTCCGTTGCTGGAAGAGGGCGTTTGCATGCTCTTTTCCCACCGCCCCATCCAGTGCCGGGTTTTCGGCCATGACCAGAGCATGGACGGCGAGTTGTGGTCCTCGCTGCTCACGCCCGCATTGGAAAAGATATCCTCGGAGATCTGGTTTGCCTACACGGGCTCTCTGGCCTCCTGTCTGCCGCTGTTCTCCCTGCCCGACGTGGTCTCAGGCAAGTTCATGGAGACCATCTTCAAGCTGATGATGGAGCAGGGGCTGGATTCCTGA